In the genome of Ammospiza nelsoni isolate bAmmNel1 chromosome 7, bAmmNel1.pri, whole genome shotgun sequence, one region contains:
- the TMEM198 gene encoding transmembrane protein 198 — MPLPGVSRAMTATVQTLRFKLLPHEPGQEWGHSCQQEIERRYQVVPSVVCAMCCLFGIIYCFFGYRCFKAVMFLTGLMFGSIIIFMLCYKERVLDTQLSVEASVGIGLGIGVLCGLVTMLVRSVGLFMVGLLLGLLLAVATLVVMEQFYHPPTVWIPIALLLGVGMLFAVLTLQWQRFFTTLSTAVFGSAIMTVTVDYFIELFLLVQYIYERIKVAPARPVCWYSWVILGIWPLLTTLGVLVQWKVTAEGYSHTEVIISRQQRRVQLMRIKQREDRKEKKKKRRPHHPPPHQHKAHPPEPAYRRKPNPVRRFDGDVLSPSYIQSFRERQTGPSLNSLIASSHAVVDLDYDCSSTVPLTSGSGPAVRV, encoded by the exons ATGCCTCTCCCAGGAGTCTCCAGAGCCATGACTGCAACTGTGCAGACACTGCGGTTCAAGCTGCTGCCGCACGAGCCAGGCCAGGAgtgggggcacagctgccagcaggaaatTGAGCGTCGCTACCAGGTGGTGCCCTCAGTGGTGTGCGCCATGTGCTGCCTTTTTGGCATCATCTACTGCTTCTTCG GCTACCGGTGCTTCAAGGCTGTCATGTTCCTGACGGGGCTGATGTTCGGCTCTATCATCATCTTCATGCTGTGCTACAAGGAGCGGGTGCTGGACACACAGCTGAGCGTGGAGGCCTCAGTGGGCATTGGGTTGGGCATTGGGGTCTTGTGTGGGCTGGTCACCATGCTGGTGCGCAGCGTTGGCCTCTTCatggtggggctgctcctggggctgctgctggcggtGGCCACACTGGTGGTGATGGAGCAATTCTACCACCCACCAACGGTGTGGATCCCCATCGCACTGCTCTTGGGGGTGGGCATGCTCTTTGCTGTCCTCACACTGCAGTGGCAGCGCTTCTTCACCACCCTCTCCACCGCCGTCTTCGGCAGTGCCATCATGACCGTCACTGTCGACTACTTCATCGAGCTCTTCCTCCTGGTGCAGTACATCTATGAGCGCATCAAGGTGGCCCCTGCTCGCCCCGTGTGCTGGTACAGCTGGGTCATCCTGGGCATCTGGCCGCTCCTCACCACACTGGGTGtcctggtccagtggaaggtcACAGCTGAGGGCTACTCCCATACAGAAG TGATCATCagccggcagcagcgccgcgtGCAGCTGATGCGCATCAAGCAGCGGGAGGACcgaaaggagaagaagaagaagcgGAGACCCCAccaccccccaccccaccagcaCAAGGCCCACCCCCCCGAGCCTGCTTACCGCCGCAAGCCCAACCCTGTGCGCCGCTTTGATGGGGACGTGCTCTCCCCC AGCTACATCCAGAGTTTCCGAGAGCGGCAGACAGGACCGTCTCTGAACAGCCTCATTGCCAGCTCCCATGCCGTGGTGGACCTGGACTATGActgcagctccactgtgccCCTCACCTCGggctctggccctgctgtgaGGGTATAA